atagaagagttatgcggatcggaaggttcgtgatgtcgcattcatggttggagagcgagttgtgctccgggtttcacctatgaagggtgtgatgaggtttgggaagaagggcaagttgagccctaggtgtatcggaccttttgagatccaTGAGAAGATTGGTgaggtagcctacaagcttgcattgccacctatgaagggtgtgatgaggttctatgtttctatgctctggaagtattatggtgatctgtctcatgttttagacttcagcacagtccaattggacaaggatttgacttatattgaggagtcGACGACTATCTTGGAGAGACAGGtccagaagttgagatcaaagaacattgctttagtgaaggttcaatggaggggtcatccggccgAGGAGGCGACCTaggagaccgagcacgacatacgaagtcgttatcctcatctattcatcgCTTCAGGTATGTCCTTAAGAACATTTAAGGACAGACATTATTTTTAAAAGAGGGAGAAAGTGAccacccgaccggtcgttttatgtAATTGCCccatttccccttttgatgcttcacacatgtgtgtttatggttttatgacttatgGGGTTGATTAGTTTTGTTCCGGGAGTATTTCGAGTttatttggaccctttgattcttggcttagaagcttaagttagaaatattgaccaaactttgacttttgtgaaaatcactctggaacggtgttttgatagctccgatagcttcgtatcgtaattttggacatgggcgtatgctcggaattgaatttggaagttcgtagatATATTTATATTGTTTTGCCAAAACTTTACAATTTGAAGTTTATAAGCctaaccataggttgacttttagctatcgagtttggaattttattttgggacttggaataggtccgttatgctatttagaacttttatgaaaaatttggtatcatttggagttgaattgataggattcagacgcttagttACAATTCTAGTAGTTCTTGAAATTTACATTGAAACTTAtgcgttttagtgttcgattcgtacttttagatgttattttgtgttttgatcgtgcgagcgagttcatatgatgtttttagacctgtgtagatgtttggtttggagtcctgagggcttggatgagtttcagacatgttacATAATGTTTTGGACTGAAAATAGGATCTGGTGTGCATCAGCCTCTGGTGTCTTTGCTAACaccaggttcgcaattgcgagcatatCAAGGGGGCCTCGGGTATCCCAATTGAGATACCTGGCTTGCAATTGAAAAGTTGCTCAGGTAGAGGGGTAGTTCGCATTTGAGGCAAAATAGTTGCATTTGTGATGGagacaggcttcgcaaatgcgaagccagaGTTGCAATTGCGACCTCCTAATAGGACTGATAGTGCCCACATTTGCGAGGaaatcttcgcaattgcgagggtttgcaattgcgtacccatatcgcaattgcgacatctgcaactgaacatAAGGTTGGAAAAGTCGGGATTTCACCTCATTTCTCACAATTTAGAAccttagactcggtaggaggtgatttttagaagggttttcatctacaaactttgggtaactGATTTTAATCTATTTACAATTATATTTGATCAATATATCTttgattttaacatcaaaatcatgtgaatcaaagtaaaaatttGTGATACTTTGTCaagattttgaaaaataagaatttgagttttgagagtcgatttggactcagagtttgaaactaatcatatatatggacttgtggggttatgggtagtcggaatctacctttGTACCCGGGTTTCGACCGGGCAAgctccgggttgactttttaggaaaaatgtaaagatcatagctttatctattgtaattgatttcccttacattgtttgatgatattaagtcgattctggttagatttgagctgtgtaGAGGCGAATTTTAGGTAAAAAggtattttcgagggttgagttagcctagttgaggtaagtatcttgcctaactttgtgtggaaaaactaccccttaggatttggattgaTTGTGTCATTCATGCTATGTGAATGGGTACACGGGTTATATGTGGTGTTTGACCGATTTGGGCTACTTAGAATCTTTCCATgatttaattaaattatcatatcatgttctaaattctcatagtcaatctactcttacttgtgtc
The DNA window shown above is from Nicotiana tomentosiformis chromosome 8, ASM39032v3, whole genome shotgun sequence and carries:
- the LOC138897294 gene encoding uncharacterized protein, which encodes MKGVMRFGKKGKLSPRCIGPFEIHEKIGEVAYKLALPPMKGVMRFYVSMLWKYYGDLSHVLDFSTVQLDKDLTYIEESTTILERQVQKLRSKNIALVKVQWRGHPAEEAT